From the Nostoc sp. PCC 7107 genome, the window ATTGTGCTGAGGCTGTTAGACATCATAGCGATCGCCAGTACACTCAGCGCCAGCGGAATTTCATAACTAATAGATTGCGCTGCTGCCCGCAACCCTCCTAAAAGGGAGTATTTGTTATTGGATGCGTAGCCAGCCATTAACAACCCAATTGGCTGAATGCTAGACAAGGCAATCCACAAGAAAACTCCCATACTCACGTCTGTAATGACAAGATTTTGTCCAAAAGGCACAATCAAATAAGACAGAAATACTGGCAATACAACAATGATTGGGCCAAGGGTAAACAACCAAGGGTCAGCTTTACCTGGTACAATATCCTCTTTAAACACCAGCTTTAAACCATCTGCGACCGGGGCCAGTAAGCCAAAAGCCCCAATAAATTCAGGGCCGATCCGCTGTTGCGCTGCTGCTGAAATCTTCCGTTCCAGCCACACACACACCAATACACCTACTGTTGCCCCAATCAGCATCAGGATCATTGGCAGTGGCATCCAAAGTGCTTTGGCCGTGCCTGCTGGTAGTCCTAAATCCATCACGGATTTAATAAACGTTCCTTGAATGTCAATTCCTGAGTTCATGTTTCCGCTCTTTAAGTCAGTTGAAGTGTGAAGTATGAATTATGAAGTATGAAGTATGAAGTATGTAGACACCCTTTGGGTGACTTCCCGTAGGGTAATTTCATGCTTCAACCTTCAGCCTTTAGCCTTCAGCCTTTCTGAGATGAATCCTGATTGAAGATTTGTTGCCATATTCCCATGCCTAGTATATCGTTGCATGGTTTTTAGTCCTTGTAGCTATACAAGAACTTCTACTTATGGGTAGGATTGAAAAAATCAAAAGTTAAAAGTTAAAAGGCAAAAGATCAAAATCTTTTAACTTTTGCCTTCTAGTCCCTGGCGTAAGCAGGCATCAAAAAGCTGCCGCTTCCATGCTGGCAACGGTTATTTGCTGCTTATAGGATTTCTGATTCCCTAAATTGGGGGTTGATGCTGATATTTTTAGTTGCAGGTAGGTGCTATTTTAACGGTTCCCCTGCCAGCTAACGTTCTTCAAGGGGGATATAAGGAGCTTCGTGTTTACCGTTGTAGACTTGGGTGGGACGGAAAATCCGGTTTTCTGCTAGTTGTTCTTTCCAGTGAGCTAACCATCCAGCCACACGGGCGATCGCAAATATTGGTGTAAACAAGTCTGTGGGAATACCCATCTTTCTGTACACCAAGCCAGAGTAAAAGTCAACATTAGGATAAATCCCTTTGTGACCAAGTTTCTCCTCAACTACCCGTTCCATTTCTTGGGCAATTTCGTAGTATTTATCCCCGCCAAATTTGTCAAATAGTTGCTCTGCCAGGTCTTGTAAAATGATGGCGCGTGGGTCTTTAACTTTGTAGACGCGATGCCCAAAGCCCATCAATTTTTGTTTATTTTGCAGGCGCTCTTCAACATAGGAACGGACGTTTTCTACCGAGCCGATTTCTTCCAACATCTGAATTACTTCTTCGTTGGCTCCACCGTGCAATGGGCCGCCCAAGGTTCCTACAGCACTAGCAACTACAGCATAAGGGTCAGTTAAGGTTGAGGCTGTTACCCTAGCACTAAAAGTCGAAGCATTCATTGTATGCTCAACGTGTAAAATCAAGCAGATATCAAAGATTTTTGCCGCCAAAGCATCCGGTTCTTTCTCGTTGAGCATGTAGAGAAAATTGGCGGAATAATCTAGGTCATCACGGGGCTTTACGGGGTCATTACCCTTACGCATCAACTGGAATGCAGCCACCATTGTGGGGATAGTTGCTATCAAGCGCACAACTG encodes:
- the nuoH gene encoding NADH-quinone oxidoreductase subunit NuoH; this translates as MNSGIDIQGTFIKSVMDLGLPAGTAKALWMPLPMILMLIGATVGVLVCVWLERKISAAAQQRIGPEFIGAFGLLAPVADGLKLVFKEDIVPGKADPWLFTLGPIIVVLPVFLSYLIVPFGQNLVITDVSMGVFLWIALSSIQPIGLLMAGYASNNKYSLLGGLRAAAQSISYEIPLALSVLAIAMMSNSLSTIDIVNQQSGYGILGWNIWRQPVGFLIFWIAALAECERLPFDLPEAEEELVAGYQTEYSGMKFALFYLSSYVNLVLSALLVSVLYLGGWDFPIPLNTIASLLGISETNPVLQVVTAGLGITMTVIKAYLLVFIAILLRWTVPRVRIDQLLDLGWKFLLPVGLVNLLLTAALKLAFPVAFGG
- a CDS encoding citrate synthase, yielding MMVCEYKPGLEGIPAAQSSISYVDGQKGILEYRGIRIEELAEKSTFLETAYLLIWGELPSKEELQAFEEEVRLHRRIKYRIRDMMKCFPESGHPMDALQASAAALGLFYSLRDLHNPAYIRDSVVRLIATIPTMVAAFQLMRKGNDPVKPRDDLDYSANFLYMLNEKEPDALAAKIFDICLILHVEHTMNASTFSARVTASTLTDPYAVVASAVGTLGGPLHGGANEEVIQMLEEIGSVENVRSYVEERLQNKQKLMGFGHRVYKVKDPRAIILQDLAEQLFDKFGGDKYYEIAQEMERVVEEKLGHKGIYPNVDFYSGLVYRKMGIPTDLFTPIFAIARVAGWLAHWKEQLAENRIFRPTQVYNGKHEAPYIPLEER